The Corynebacterium simulans genome contains a region encoding:
- a CDS encoding ubiquitin-like protein Pup, translating into MSGNQSQVNAGNGGSNGDEAAEFSAGQVSINSAGTDDLLDEIDGLLENNAEEFVRAYVQKGGE; encoded by the coding sequence ATGAGCGGAAACCAATCCCAGGTAAACGCCGGCAACGGCGGTAGCAACGGTGACGAGGCAGCGGAGTTCTCCGCGGGCCAGGTGAGCATCAATAGCGCGGGCACGGATGATCTGCTTGATGAGATCGACGGCCTGCTCGAGAACAATGCTGAAGAATTCGTACGCGCATATGTGCAAAAGGGCGGCGAATAG
- a CDS encoding tRNA (adenine-N1)-methyltransferase has product MPYSGPFHYGDRVQLTDAKRRHYTVILEEGGEFHSHKGIIRHDEIVGLDEGSVVRSTLGSDFLLFRHLMVDHVLSMPRGAAVIYPKDSAQILVEGDIFMGARVLEAGAGSGALSMTLLRAVGPQGHVFSYEVRDDHLEYAVDNVKEYFGEQPEWWTPRLGDLADVTVEELGGPVDRVILDMLEPWEHLEKVRDILIPGGVFMTYVATVPQLMKVMEGIRELKCFTEPKAWESLVREWKVEGLATRPEHRMNAHTAFLIWTRRLADGVTPPRPQRRARK; this is encoded by the coding sequence ATGCCTTATTCCGGACCTTTTCACTATGGCGATCGCGTCCAACTGACCGATGCTAAGCGCCGCCACTACACGGTGATACTTGAGGAAGGCGGCGAGTTTCACTCGCACAAGGGCATCATCCGCCACGACGAAATCGTCGGTCTGGATGAGGGCTCCGTGGTGCGCTCCACGCTGGGCAGCGACTTCCTGCTCTTCCGTCACTTGATGGTGGACCACGTGCTTTCCATGCCGCGTGGCGCGGCGGTCATCTATCCGAAGGACTCCGCGCAGATCCTGGTCGAAGGCGATATTTTCATGGGCGCACGCGTCTTGGAGGCTGGCGCCGGCTCCGGTGCGTTGTCCATGACGCTGCTGCGCGCCGTTGGCCCGCAGGGACACGTCTTCTCCTACGAGGTGCGCGATGACCACCTGGAGTACGCCGTGGACAACGTCAAGGAATACTTCGGCGAGCAGCCTGAGTGGTGGACGCCGCGCTTGGGTGATTTGGCGGACGTCACCGTGGAAGAACTCGGCGGTCCGGTTGACCGCGTCATCCTCGACATGCTTGAGCCGTGGGAGCACCTGGAGAAGGTTCGCGACATCCTGATCCCAGGCGGCGTTTTCATGACCTACGTGGCTACCGTGCCGCAGCTGATGAAGGTCATGGAGGGGATCCGCGAGCTGAAGTGCTTTACCGAGCCGAAGGCCTGGGAGTCCCTCGTGCGTGAATGGAAGGTGGAAGGCCTTGCCACCCGTCCAGAGCACCGCATGAACGCGCACACTGCGTTCCTCATCTGGACGCGCCGCCTTGCCGACGGCGTGACTCCACCCCGCCCGCAGCGCCGCGCCCGCAAGTAG
- a CDS encoding M18 family aminopeptidase, translated as MSISDEFLDFIAASPSSYHAAHEVARQLEEVGFVRQDEAAEWSAAPGGHYMIRGGAIMAWFVPEGAGKHSAFRIIGSHTDSPGLVLKPTPDFDAAGWQQVAVEIYGGPLLHTWFDRELTVAGQVVTKDGVHHLVNTGPILRLPSLAIHLYRKDEFKPDRQHNMQPVLSVGTPDASVLRVVAESIGVAQDEISAFNLITADAQRGAVFGTGERFIAAGRMDNLSSVFASLVAMRNAAQQKDYGHEDILVMAAFDHEEVGSASRFGAAGPILADVLGRTGRALGANEEERYQMYARSCCVSADAAHSVHPNYAGKHDPTHHPIIGKGPVTKINGNQRYASDATTVSLWERACERAKVPFQRFVGNNDVPCGSTIGPITATRLGIDTVDVGVPMLSMHSAREMVGERDQVWMAKAIEAYLLG; from the coding sequence ATGAGTATTTCGGATGAGTTCCTTGATTTCATAGCCGCTTCTCCTTCTTCCTATCACGCGGCCCACGAGGTGGCGCGCCAGCTAGAAGAGGTGGGCTTTGTCCGCCAGGATGAGGCCGCGGAATGGTCAGCAGCCCCAGGCGGCCACTACATGATTCGCGGCGGCGCCATCATGGCTTGGTTCGTGCCGGAGGGCGCGGGCAAACACTCCGCGTTTAGGATCATCGGTTCTCATACAGATTCGCCGGGCCTTGTGCTCAAGCCGACCCCCGATTTTGATGCTGCGGGCTGGCAGCAGGTCGCGGTAGAAATTTACGGCGGCCCGTTGCTGCATACCTGGTTTGACCGTGAGCTGACCGTTGCCGGTCAGGTGGTAACGAAGGATGGCGTGCATCATTTGGTTAACACCGGCCCGATTCTGCGTCTTCCTTCGCTGGCTATCCACCTCTACCGCAAGGACGAGTTCAAGCCGGATCGCCAGCACAACATGCAGCCGGTGCTTTCCGTGGGCACTCCCGATGCCTCGGTATTGCGCGTGGTAGCGGAGTCCATCGGCGTGGCTCAGGATGAGATCTCTGCATTCAATCTCATTACTGCCGATGCCCAGCGGGGCGCCGTATTCGGCACCGGTGAGCGCTTCATCGCGGCCGGCCGCATGGATAATCTTTCTTCCGTGTTTGCCAGCCTCGTCGCAATGCGCAATGCCGCCCAGCAGAAGGACTATGGACACGAAGACATTTTGGTCATGGCTGCCTTCGACCACGAAGAGGTGGGCTCGGCTTCTCGTTTCGGTGCTGCCGGCCCGATTCTCGCCGATGTCCTGGGGCGCACTGGTCGCGCGCTGGGAGCCAACGAGGAGGAGCGGTATCAAATGTATGCGCGTTCTTGCTGCGTGTCGGCCGACGCCGCGCATTCGGTCCACCCTAATTACGCAGGCAAGCACGATCCCACGCATCACCCGATTATCGGTAAGGGCCCCGTCACCAAGATCAACGGCAATCAGCGCTACGCGTCCGACGCAACGACCGTCTCCCTGTGGGAGCGCGCATGCGAGCGGGCCAAGGTTCCTTTCCAGCGCTTCGTGGGCAACAACGACGTGCCCTGTGGCTCCACCATCGGTCCCATCACCGCGACCCGCTTAGGTATCGACACCGTCGACGTCGGCGTGCCGATGCTTTCTATGCACTCCGCACGCGAGATGGTCGGCGAACGTGACCAAGTATGGATGGCCAAGGCCATTGAGGCATACTTGTTGGGTTAA
- the arc gene encoding proteasome ATPase, with product MTDASHTAALKRQIDQLAERNTKLASLLQDSRNKLQQMLAEVNELSEPASTYGVFLGYSGKPHDSRRDAEVYTNGRPMRVKVSPNLEPGSLEAGQLVRLGEGFVVVEACGHPQTGSLATVQETLGTTRVIIANSSGEEQVVLLSARLREGIRTGDTVLVDGKAGVALEKIEKSEVAQLSLEEVPELSYDDIGGLDAQISQIRDSVELPFLHPDLYRQYDLEPPKGVLLYGPPGCGKTLIAKAVANSLATKMGSGGPSFFLNVKGPELLNKYVGETERRIRLIFERARELAAQDSRRPVIVFFDEMESIFRTRGSGVSSDMETTVVPQLLTELDGVEKLGNVIVIGATNREELIDPAIMRPGRLDIKIRVNRPSKQGAREIFSRHLGQKVPHQADLEGLIDSAVEELYSERPFVRLHYRNDEPRTLFYRDFVSGAMIANIVARAKKLAIKEALADSEMSTHGITSDHLRQAIAAEQAESEYVPTSASPEEWTKIVAGTQAGAEVTRVELMGFRSTSWHAS from the coding sequence ATGACCGACGCAAGTCACACAGCCGCCCTCAAAAGGCAGATTGATCAGTTAGCCGAGCGCAACACCAAGCTCGCTTCGCTGCTGCAGGATTCCCGCAACAAGCTGCAGCAGATGTTGGCCGAGGTCAATGAGCTTTCAGAGCCTGCCTCGACCTATGGTGTATTCCTCGGATACTCAGGAAAGCCGCATGATTCCCGGCGCGACGCCGAGGTCTATACCAACGGCCGCCCCATGCGGGTTAAGGTCTCGCCCAACCTAGAGCCAGGCAGCCTCGAAGCCGGCCAACTCGTGCGTTTGGGCGAGGGCTTCGTCGTTGTCGAAGCTTGTGGTCACCCGCAAACGGGAAGCCTTGCCACCGTGCAAGAGACTTTAGGCACCACCCGCGTCATTATTGCGAACTCCTCCGGCGAGGAGCAGGTGGTGCTCTTGTCCGCACGTCTTCGCGAGGGCATTCGCACTGGCGACACAGTCCTTGTCGACGGCAAGGCAGGTGTCGCACTCGAAAAGATTGAAAAGTCCGAGGTGGCGCAACTTTCGTTGGAGGAGGTCCCAGAGCTCAGTTACGACGACATCGGCGGTCTGGATGCTCAGATCTCCCAAATTCGCGATTCCGTCGAGCTTCCTTTCCTGCATCCGGATCTTTACCGGCAATATGACTTGGAGCCGCCGAAGGGCGTGTTGCTCTATGGGCCGCCGGGCTGCGGCAAAACCTTGATTGCTAAGGCCGTGGCAAACTCCCTTGCTACCAAGATGGGTAGCGGCGGCCCGAGCTTCTTTTTGAATGTCAAAGGCCCTGAACTCTTAAACAAGTACGTGGGTGAGACCGAGCGCCGCATTCGCCTGATCTTTGAACGCGCTCGCGAGCTCGCAGCCCAGGACTCGCGCCGCCCGGTCATCGTTTTCTTCGACGAGATGGAATCCATCTTCCGCACCCGTGGTTCCGGAGTTTCCTCAGATATGGAAACAACGGTGGTTCCGCAGCTGCTGACGGAGCTCGATGGCGTCGAAAAGCTGGGCAACGTCATCGTCATCGGCGCCACCAACCGTGAGGAGCTCATCGATCCTGCCATCATGCGCCCGGGCCGGCTCGACATCAAGATTCGCGTCAATCGCCCCAGCAAGCAAGGCGCCCGCGAGATCTTTAGCCGGCATCTGGGTCAGAAGGTACCGCACCAGGCGGACCTCGAGGGGCTCATTGACTCAGCAGTCGAAGAGCTCTATTCGGAGCGGCCCTTCGTGCGTCTGCATTACCGCAATGATGAGCCGCGGACGTTGTTCTACCGCGACTTTGTCTCTGGCGCGATGATTGCCAACATCGTAGCGCGTGCAAAGAAGCTTGCGATCAAGGAAGCGCTTGCTGATAGCGAGATGAGCACGCACGGTATTACTTCGGATCACTTGCGCCAGGCCATTGCCGCGGAGCAGGCGGAGTCAGAATACGTACCGACCTCGGCTAGCCCTGAGGAGTGGACCAAGATTGTTGCCGGCACCCAGGCTGGCGCAGAAGTAACCCGAGTTGAGCTAATGGGCTTTAGGAGTACCTCATGGCACGCGTCCTAG
- a CDS encoding helix-turn-helix transcriptional regulator, which yields MAKPQPGKRDPAVERLTNLSFALQGAAHGGGSPDRSAAWIRKNVEGYQDRGDEAFLKQLARDVVTLQRAGVPVVHTSGEFGSTYRLNQEEYQLPPVHFTPEEAMVLGVAGGIGKPGGLSDFTLSAWTKIAASGASRDLSGAPVYVAVNDITRISPEVTTAVLTAVRKGLRISFDYYARPSAPAVRRTMDPWGLVNHDSRVYLVGWDVDRQAPRVFRATRIDNVKRSRQEATHLVAPKPLQELVVDTLKRGQRVDALVAIPEGGARELEAAGVRRDDGIVEMRGVDKDWLVRIAASYAPEVEVKEPAEVREAIIKLLSAPLGVTDEAALEGGE from the coding sequence ATGGCGAAGCCTCAACCAGGCAAACGCGACCCCGCCGTTGAAAGATTGACCAATCTTTCCTTTGCACTGCAGGGCGCAGCCCACGGCGGCGGCAGTCCCGATCGCAGCGCAGCCTGGATCCGCAAGAACGTGGAAGGCTACCAAGATCGCGGAGACGAGGCCTTTCTAAAACAGCTTGCGCGCGACGTCGTCACCCTCCAGCGCGCAGGCGTGCCAGTGGTCCATACCAGTGGTGAATTTGGCTCGACCTATCGTCTTAACCAGGAGGAATACCAACTTCCTCCGGTCCACTTCACCCCAGAGGAAGCGATGGTGTTGGGCGTAGCCGGCGGCATCGGCAAGCCGGGCGGACTCAGCGATTTCACGCTGTCTGCTTGGACCAAGATTGCCGCCTCGGGCGCCTCAAGGGATCTCAGCGGCGCGCCGGTCTACGTTGCGGTTAACGACATCACCCGCATTAGCCCTGAGGTAACCACCGCAGTGCTGACGGCCGTGCGTAAGGGGTTGCGTATCAGCTTCGATTACTACGCGCGGCCTTCCGCGCCGGCAGTCCGGCGCACTATGGATCCGTGGGGATTAGTCAACCATGACAGCCGCGTTTACCTCGTGGGCTGGGACGTCGACAGACAAGCCCCTCGCGTATTTCGCGCCACTCGCATCGATAATGTGAAACGTTCCCGGCAGGAGGCAACCCACCTTGTTGCCCCCAAGCCACTGCAAGAGCTGGTGGTAGACACGCTTAAGCGCGGTCAGCGCGTCGATGCGCTGGTGGCGATTCCTGAAGGCGGTGCCCGGGAGCTGGAAGCAGCAGGTGTACGACGCGATGATGGAATCGTGGAGATGCGCGGCGTGGATAAGGATTGGCTCGTGCGAATAGCAGCAAGTTATGCGCCCGAGGTGGAGGTTAAGGAACCTGCAGAGGTACGCGAGGCGATAATTAAGCTGCTGAGTGCGCCACTCGGCGTCACAGATGAGGCCGCACTGGAAGGAGGGGAGTAG
- the dop gene encoding depupylase/deamidase Dop, translating to MARVLGTETEYGISTPTSPELSPIVTSTHAVVAYAALHTLARSRWDFREEHPLRDSRGFDLKRYQTVPVVDPNAIGVANVVTANGARFYVDHAHPEYSSPECTNAWDAMLYDAAGDVVLQQAAEAVARLSAQGTSVLANHDPCPPLKFYKNNVDGKGASYGSHENYQYRRSTEFSAIAAGLIPFFVARQVVVGAGRVGLGQEGEEPGFQISQRADYIEQEISLETTLNRGIINTRDEPHAVAEDFGRLHVIIGDANMSQTANLLKLGMTSLVLDAIEAGVDFSDLQLRDAVAEVSLVSRDLKLQHKLKLKDGRELTALDLLAEYRKRVTPTNAVDEKVLAAWDEVVGLLAAEPLSAAHLVDWVAKYQLLKAYMDRGVAVDDPKLALIDLQYTDVDPAKSLYHALVRKGRMRVLVSEEEIARAAQNPPRDTRAFFRGRVIEKYGEEVVAASWQSVSLRHGSNIATVTLDDTLELGAADAAELIERADDVETLLVELDKAGVAIRHS from the coding sequence ATGGCACGCGTCCTAGGAACAGAGACTGAGTACGGGATTTCCACTCCCACGAGTCCAGAGCTTTCGCCCATTGTCACCTCGACCCATGCGGTCGTGGCTTATGCGGCGCTTCATACTTTGGCGCGTTCGCGCTGGGACTTCCGCGAGGAGCATCCGCTGCGTGACTCCCGCGGTTTTGATTTGAAGCGCTATCAAACCGTTCCCGTGGTCGATCCGAATGCAATCGGCGTGGCCAACGTGGTGACCGCAAACGGTGCGCGCTTCTACGTCGACCACGCGCACCCGGAGTATTCCTCCCCGGAATGCACGAATGCTTGGGACGCCATGCTTTACGACGCCGCCGGTGACGTAGTTTTGCAACAAGCCGCCGAAGCGGTAGCGCGCCTATCCGCGCAGGGCACATCTGTGCTGGCGAACCATGATCCGTGCCCGCCACTGAAGTTCTACAAGAACAATGTGGATGGCAAAGGCGCATCCTACGGTTCGCACGAGAATTACCAGTACCGGCGTTCTACCGAATTTTCCGCGATTGCCGCGGGCCTCATCCCGTTCTTCGTGGCACGTCAGGTAGTGGTTGGCGCTGGCCGCGTTGGCCTTGGACAAGAAGGTGAAGAGCCAGGATTTCAGATCTCCCAGCGCGCCGACTACATCGAGCAGGAAATCTCGCTGGAGACAACGCTCAACCGCGGCATCATCAACACTCGCGACGAGCCGCACGCGGTAGCTGAGGACTTTGGCCGCCTACACGTCATCATTGGCGATGCCAACATGTCACAGACAGCAAACCTGTTAAAGCTTGGCATGACCTCCTTAGTGCTTGATGCCATTGAAGCGGGCGTCGATTTCAGCGACCTACAGCTCCGCGATGCGGTAGCCGAGGTCTCCTTGGTCAGCCGAGACCTCAAGCTACAGCACAAGCTGAAGCTCAAGGACGGCCGCGAGCTCACAGCACTTGATTTGCTAGCTGAATATCGCAAGCGGGTCACTCCGACGAACGCCGTGGATGAGAAGGTCCTGGCGGCGTGGGACGAGGTCGTCGGCCTGCTCGCGGCAGAGCCGCTTTCCGCGGCGCATCTGGTGGACTGGGTAGCCAAATACCAGTTGCTCAAGGCATACATGGATCGCGGCGTGGCCGTCGACGATCCCAAACTGGCGCTTATCGATCTCCAATACACTGACGTCGATCCCGCCAAATCGCTTTACCATGCGCTGGTGCGAAAGGGGCGCATGCGCGTGCTCGTCAGTGAGGAGGAGATTGCGAGGGCAGCCCAAAACCCGCCGCGGGATACGCGTGCGTTCTTCCGCGGCCGAGTCATAGAAAAATACGGTGAGGAAGTCGTTGCCGCCAGCTGGCAGTCTGTCTCCCTGCGTCACGGTTCCAACATCGCGACCGTCACTCTCGATGACACGCTAGAGCTAGGCGCAGCTGATGCTGCGGAGCTCATCGAGCGGGCTGACGACGTCGAAACACTACTCGTTGAGCTCGACAAGGCCGGGGTAGCGATTCGGCACAGTTAG
- the pafA gene encoding Pup--protein ligase yields MGIETEYGVTSRVDGNQRALTPDEVARILFRPVVEQYSSSNIFSPNASRLYLDVGSHPEIATAECDSLTQLINYERAGDRIVDELARKAEGTMAAENRPASVYLFKNNVDSAGNSYGCHENYLISRHAVLKDLGLALLPFMITRQLICGAGKIQPAKADQPARFLLSQRADQVWEGVSSATTRSRPIINTRDEPHGDSKRFRRMHVIVGDSNMSETTLALKVGSTLLMLEMLEAGFDVPRFDVVDPIHRIRDIARDTTGRTELGLKDGSTITALEVQYALCEAAQRWLEERPDEGTPNAEMRKVVDLWQRTLHAIDTQDFSGVDREIDWVIKRSLLDRYRERLGGDWAHPKLAQIDLTYHDIRPGRGLFNVLESRKMVERWTTDAAIAACVDTPPQTTRARLRGEFLQTARRLGANVTVDWTRLKVNRPEPHTEEFSDPFVFEDARLQALLDYMEHNA; encoded by the coding sequence ATGGGCATAGAGACCGAATATGGCGTGACCTCACGGGTCGATGGCAATCAGCGCGCGCTGACTCCGGATGAGGTGGCGCGCATCCTGTTCCGGCCCGTTGTGGAGCAATATTCTTCCTCGAATATCTTTAGCCCAAATGCCTCAAGGCTCTACCTTGATGTGGGCTCACACCCGGAAATCGCCACTGCCGAGTGCGATAGCCTCACTCAGCTCATCAACTATGAGCGCGCCGGCGACCGCATCGTAGACGAGCTCGCCCGCAAGGCTGAAGGGACGATGGCTGCCGAAAATCGCCCAGCTTCCGTCTACTTGTTTAAAAATAACGTCGACTCAGCAGGCAACTCTTATGGATGCCACGAGAACTACCTCATTAGCCGTCACGCGGTGCTCAAAGACTTAGGCCTGGCCTTGCTGCCTTTCATGATCACCCGCCAACTCATCTGCGGCGCCGGCAAGATTCAACCGGCTAAGGCAGACCAGCCAGCTCGCTTTTTGCTTTCCCAACGCGCGGATCAAGTCTGGGAGGGCGTGTCCTCGGCCACGACTCGTTCGCGACCAATTATCAACACACGCGACGAGCCGCATGGTGACTCGAAACGCTTCCGCCGCATGCACGTCATCGTCGGCGATTCCAACATGTCGGAGACCACGCTGGCGTTGAAAGTTGGTTCAACGTTGTTGATGCTGGAAATGCTAGAGGCAGGCTTCGACGTACCGCGTTTCGATGTCGTTGATCCTATTCATCGCATCCGTGACATCGCCCGCGATACCACTGGCCGTACCGAATTGGGGTTGAAGGACGGCTCGACCATCACAGCATTGGAAGTGCAGTACGCCCTGTGCGAGGCAGCCCAACGCTGGCTGGAGGAACGCCCGGATGAGGGCACTCCGAATGCCGAGATGCGCAAGGTAGTAGACCTCTGGCAGCGCACGCTGCACGCAATTGATACCCAAGATTTCAGCGGCGTAGACCGCGAGATCGATTGGGTAATCAAGCGCAGCCTTCTGGATCGCTATCGTGAGCGCCTCGGCGGCGATTGGGCCCACCCCAAGCTGGCGCAGATTGACTTGACCTATCACGACATTCGCCCTGGCCGCGGCCTATTCAATGTGTTGGAATCGCGCAAGATGGTTGAGCGTTGGACCACCGACGCGGCTATCGCGGCCTGCGTCGATACTCCGCCGCAGACTACGCGTGCGCGCCTGCGCGGAGAATTCCTGCAGACGGCACGCCGCTTGGGCGCCAACGTCACCGTGGATTGGACGCGTCTGAAGGTAAACCGACCTGAACCGCACACTGAGGAGTTCTCAGACCCGTTTGTCTTCGAAGATGCACGGCTGCAAGCGTTGTTAGACTACATGGAGCACAACGCATAA
- a CDS encoding helix-turn-helix transcriptional regulator, translating into MADGSQKLQALVRSLNLIPYFRNHPGQTPMEAATDLGMTPAELKDAVDRLFCSGVGRHTEDLIDLSFDYRDGIQIYNDQGLTQALRLTPTEAGALLLTLESLEAMPGLIDTEAVKSAAAKLREIMDEKTAAIYDSLADTDPHESQVQATLASAVDKRHRVRFKYWSASSNQEKERTVDPARIFIYESEPYLVAWEESKKAHRTFRLDRIQEVETLAEKAYPHLRELDFDPEQPFAMRHAKKATLEIHPEFTWLAEQHDIDLGETLKNGYVAATMAIGSEEWFIRFALSQADRVRVTSPDSLVKAITDRRLAALGGYTK; encoded by the coding sequence ATGGCTGATGGTTCGCAGAAGTTGCAAGCGCTAGTACGCTCTTTAAACCTGATCCCGTACTTTCGCAATCATCCGGGCCAAACCCCGATGGAAGCCGCCACCGACCTTGGTATGACGCCGGCGGAGCTTAAAGACGCGGTGGATCGCCTCTTTTGCTCAGGCGTAGGCCGTCACACCGAAGACCTGATCGACCTGTCCTTCGATTATCGCGACGGCATCCAAATCTACAATGACCAAGGCTTAACGCAGGCGCTGCGGCTTACTCCGACGGAAGCCGGTGCGCTTTTGCTCACCCTCGAAAGCCTCGAGGCCATGCCTGGCCTCATCGATACCGAGGCCGTTAAGTCAGCAGCCGCAAAGCTGCGGGAGATTATGGATGAAAAGACAGCAGCTATCTATGACTCTCTCGCGGATACCGATCCACATGAGTCTCAAGTCCAGGCCACGCTAGCAAGCGCCGTCGATAAGCGGCACCGCGTGCGCTTTAAATATTGGTCCGCCTCCAGCAACCAGGAAAAAGAACGCACAGTGGATCCTGCGCGCATCTTTATCTATGAATCCGAGCCATACCTCGTTGCGTGGGAGGAATCGAAAAAAGCGCATCGCACCTTTCGCTTGGACCGCATTCAGGAGGTCGAGACGCTTGCTGAAAAGGCCTACCCCCACCTGCGGGAACTTGACTTCGATCCCGAGCAGCCCTTTGCCATGCGACACGCCAAGAAAGCGACATTAGAGATTCACCCAGAATTCACATGGTTAGCAGAACAGCACGACATTGACTTGGGCGAGACGTTAAAAAATGGCTACGTAGCTGCAACGATGGCGATTGGATCGGAGGAGTGGTTTATTCGTTTCGCGTTAAGCCAAGCTGATAGAGTGCGGGTCACCAGCCCGGATTCGCTCGTGAAGGCGATTACAGATCGCCGTCTAGCGGCACTGGGCGGTTATACTAAATAG